In Devosia litorisediminis, the genomic stretch GCGGCGTCAGAAGAAGAATGAGCAGCAAATGGCCTGAGGTACTGCGCCGGGCGAATTTGCTCGCGTAAGTTAAGGCTATTTTCGGGCGAAGTCCAAAACATAAACAAACCAGATCGGGGGTTTGCGCATTGCACCCGTGGCGCGCGCAGGTCTAGCATCATGGTGGTCGCATGCCCATATCAATGGGGTAGGCGGCAGGCGTGATCCCGAAAACCGGGAACGGCTTTCGGAGATCCTCGCGTCGCACAACGACAAGAAGGAAAAGAAGCCATGACCTTACGCGTTTCGGGAAAGAACATGGATGTCGGCGAAGCTCTCCGCGGTAAAGCCGAGGACCACTTCGACGCCGTCGTGGGCAAGTATTTCGACGGTGGCTATGACGGGCATCTAACCCTCACACCCGATGGTATCGGTTTCCGCGCCGATTGCGTGGTTCACCTTGATTCCGGCGCGACCCTGCAGGCCAGTGCCCAGGGCGGGGAACCCACGGCCGCCTATGAAGTCATGGCGCTCAATATCGAAAAGCGTCTGCGCCGCTACAACCGCAAGCTCAAGCAGCACCGCCGCGGCGTCAATGGCGGCGATCTGACCGCCCAAT encodes the following:
- a CDS encoding ribosome hibernation promotion factor, whose protein sequence is MTLRVSGKNMDVGEALRGKAEDHFDAVVGKYFDGGYDGHLTLTPDGIGFRADCVVHLDSGATLQASAQGGEPTAAYEVMALNIEKRLRRYNRKLKQHRRGVNGGDLTAQYTVLDSGSQFDELDADYAPPVIAESTKSLRQLSVEEAVMELDLTGSQVVMFRHAGHGGLNVVYRRTDGNIGWIDPALGAN